One genomic window of Pelecanus crispus isolate bPelCri1 chromosome 18, bPelCri1.pri, whole genome shotgun sequence includes the following:
- the LOC142595248 gene encoding feather keratin Cos1-1/Cos1-3/Cos2-1-like: MSCYSPCLPCRPCGPTPLANSCNEPCVRQCQNSTVVIEPSPVVVTLPGPILSSFPQNTVVGSSTSAAVGSILSSEGVPISSGGFGLSGITSRYCGRRCLPC, from the coding sequence atgtcctgctacagcccgtgcctgccctgccggccctgcggcccgaccccgctggccaacagctgcaacgagccctgtgtccggcagtgccagaactccaccgtcgtcatcgagccctctcctgtggtggtgaccctgcccggacccatcctcagctccttcccgcagaacaccgttgtgggctcctccacctctgctgctgttggcagcatcctcagctctgagggagtgcccatctcctctgggggCTTTGGCCTCTCTGGCATTACCAGCCGctactgtggcagaaggtgcctcCCCTGTTAA